One Algibacter sp. L3A6 genomic region harbors:
- a CDS encoding MerC domain-containing protein: MILIKQKPDSIGVIASTLCLIHCIATPLIFIAQSCSITHYNSVPTWWGYIDYLFLIISFFAVYRSTKITSLKWIKPALWLSFMLLLVVVLNEKNAWFGLNESFIYVPAISLIALHLYNKKYCQCNQNKCCANEG; this comes from the coding sequence ATGATATTAATAAAACAAAAACCAGACAGTATTGGTGTTATAGCAAGTACACTTTGCTTAATACATTGCATAGCAACTCCGCTTATTTTTATTGCGCAAAGTTGTTCCATTACTCATTATAACAGTGTGCCAACTTGGTGGGGTTATATAGATTATTTATTCTTAATAATTTCATTTTTTGCAGTGTATCGGTCTACAAAAATTACATCATTAAAATGGATAAAACCAGCTTTGTGGTTAAGTTTTATGCTATTGCTTGTTGTTGTACTTAACGAAAAAAACGCTTGGTTTGGTTTAAATGAAAGTTTTATTTATGTTCCTGCTATATCTTTAATTGCACTGCATTTATACAACAAAAAATACTGTCAATGTAACCAAAATAAATGCTGTGCAAATGAAGGATAA
- the mog gene encoding molybdopterin adenylyltransferase — MITIGIITVSDRAHADVYEDLSGKAIINTLNDYLISEWKNIYRIVPDEQDIIEQTIVDLVDNYKCCLVVTTGGTGPGKRDVTPEATEAVCDKMMPGFGELMRTESLKFVPTAILSRQTAGLRGSSLIINLPGKPKSIRECLDAVFPAIPYCIDLMNGPYLVCNDRVIKPFRPKK, encoded by the coding sequence ATGATTACAATAGGAATTATAACTGTTAGTGATAGAGCGCATGCCGATGTTTATGAAGATCTTAGTGGAAAAGCAATTATCAATACGTTAAACGATTATTTAATTTCAGAATGGAAAAATATTTATAGAATTGTACCTGATGAACAAGACATTATTGAACAAACAATAGTCGATTTGGTAGATAATTATAAATGTTGTCTAGTTGTTACTACTGGAGGTACGGGACCAGGGAAACGAGATGTTACACCAGAAGCTACAGAAGCGGTTTGCGATAAAATGATGCCCGGTTTTGGTGAACTTATGAGAACAGAATCTTTAAAGTTTGTTCCTACGGCAATTTTATCAAGACAAACGGCAGGCCTTAGAGGCAGTAGTTTAATTATTAATTTACCAGGTAAACCGAAATCAATAAGAGAATGCTTGGATGCCGTTTTCCCTGCCATACCTTATTGCATAGACCTTATGAATGGTCCATACTTAGTTTGTAATGATCGTGTTATTAAACCGTTCCGACCTAAGAAATAA
- a CDS encoding Fur family transcriptional regulator: MGVLRKTKSVEIVLKEFDEDSSAISVITLVERLRSQMNKTTVYRILDKLEDDGIVHLFLGKNGHKWYAKCHNCSSAVHKDIHPHFQCVSCGKVDCINVNVVIPEIANRKVEISQILLQGKCESCND, encoded by the coding sequence ATGGGTGTTTTAAGAAAAACAAAATCGGTTGAAATAGTACTTAAAGAATTTGATGAGGATTCGAGTGCTATTTCTGTTATAACTTTAGTTGAACGTTTACGTTCTCAAATGAATAAAACCACAGTATATCGTATTTTAGATAAACTTGAAGATGACGGTATTGTACATTTATTTTTAGGGAAAAACGGGCATAAATGGTATGCAAAATGTCATAATTGTTCGTCCGCCGTTCATAAAGATATCCATCCACATTTTCAATGTGTAAGTTGTGGTAAGGTAGATTGTATAAATGTAAATGTTGTTATTCCTGAGATCGCTAATCGTAAGGTAGAAATATCTCAAATATTACTCCAAGGTAAATGTGAATCATGTAATGATTAA
- a CDS encoding PhoX family protein: MTHNRRQFISFLGKTSLSAILAPHFLISCGSNTTPAITENISEERIAQLKKLAIEALKPSDMDDLILTKGLNYHTVVKWGDSLNKQDTFGFNNDFTCFLPLDKNNPNDGLLWVNHEYVNPLFVSDFNYRDFKHPEQHRTNEQIDKEMYNVGGTIVRIKQENGIWKVVENDPHNRRITAKTPIELNWDTPIKGKTTVIGTHSNCSGGITPWNTFITCEENYDSFYGETEYNENNIASHRPSSQGWEKFYNYPPEHYGWVVEVNPKDGKAQKHIALGRFAHECCTLYELEDKRVVAYTGDDSNNEHLYKFISSKPGSLKEGTLYVADTVNGTWLALDWESQPVLQNKFTDQTEVLVRAREAAKLLGATALNRPEDIEIDPITGNIFVSLTNNKTKNDWHGSILKIEENNGAYDALTFKASIYMAGGEENGFSCPDNLAFDLAGNLWMTTDMSGSAMNKEEKPYMPFKNNSLFVIPRYSKDAGKVIRVVTAPIDAELTGPWFSPDGKTLFLSVQHPGEQSTDLNNLTSKWPFDDDNIPKPAVVAITGDLIEKMNFLNLIES, translated from the coding sequence ATGACACACAATAGAAGGCAGTTTATTTCTTTTTTAGGAAAAACAAGTTTAAGCGCTATTTTGGCACCTCATTTTTTAATTAGTTGTGGTAGTAATACAACTCCCGCTATAACAGAAAATATTTCTGAAGAACGAATAGCACAATTAAAAAAGCTTGCTATTGAAGCGTTAAAACCTTCGGATATGGATGATTTAATACTAACTAAAGGCCTAAATTATCATACCGTTGTAAAATGGGGAGACTCTCTTAATAAGCAAGATACTTTTGGTTTTAATAATGATTTCACTTGCTTTTTACCTTTAGATAAAAATAATCCAAATGATGGCTTATTGTGGGTAAATCATGAATATGTCAATCCGCTTTTTGTCTCAGATTTCAACTATAGAGATTTTAAACATCCTGAACAGCATCGAACAAATGAGCAGATAGACAAAGAAATGTATAATGTTGGTGGTACTATAGTTAGAATAAAGCAAGAGAACGGTATTTGGAAAGTTGTTGAAAATGATCCACATAACAGACGCATCACTGCTAAAACTCCAATAGAACTAAACTGGGATACTCCAATTAAAGGAAAAACTACAGTTATTGGAACACATAGCAATTGTTCTGGAGGTATTACACCTTGGAACACGTTCATTACTTGTGAAGAAAATTATGATAGTTTTTATGGAGAAACGGAATATAATGAAAACAATATAGCAAGCCATAGACCAAGTAGTCAAGGTTGGGAAAAATTCTACAACTATCCACCAGAGCATTATGGTTGGGTTGTAGAGGTAAACCCAAAAGATGGTAAAGCACAAAAACATATTGCTTTAGGACGCTTTGCTCATGAATGCTGCACGCTTTATGAATTAGAAGATAAACGTGTGGTGGCATATACTGGTGATGATAGTAATAATGAGCATTTATACAAATTCATTTCTTCTAAACCAGGCTCTTTAAAAGAAGGCACATTGTATGTAGCAGATACTGTAAACGGAACATGGTTAGCCTTAGATTGGGAGAGTCAACCAGTTTTGCAAAACAAATTTACAGACCAAACAGAAGTTCTGGTAAGAGCGAGAGAGGCTGCAAAACTATTGGGAGCAACAGCATTAAACAGACCCGAAGATATTGAAATTGATCCCATTACTGGGAATATATTTGTTTCACTAACCAATAATAAAACTAAAAATGATTGGCACGGATCTATTTTAAAAATTGAAGAAAATAACGGAGCTTATGATGCTTTAACATTTAAAGCTTCAATTTATATGGCAGGAGGTGAAGAAAACGGATTCTCTTGTCCAGATAATTTAGCCTTTGATTTAGCAGGAAATCTTTGGATGACCACGGATATGTCTGGTAGCGCTATGAATAAAGAGGAAAAGCCATATATGCCTTTTAAAAACAACAGCTTATTTGTAATACCTCGGTATAGTAAAGATGCTGGTAAAGTAATTCGTGTTGTTACGGCTCCAATAGATGCTGAACTTACTGGACCATGGTTTTCTCCCGATGGAAAAACATTGTTTTTAAGTGTACAACATCCGGGTGAACAATCTACAGACTTAAATAACCTAACAAGCAAATGGCCTTTTGACGATGACAATATTCCAAAACCTGCTGTTGTCGCCATTACTGGTGATTTAATTGAAAAAATGAACTTTCTGAATTTAATTGAATCCTAA
- a CDS encoding ATP-binding cassette domain-containing protein: MIHTKHLTFQYKKTENSFSFPNITLNKQENLLILGKSGIGKTTLLHLLSGLLKPATGKLIIDHVDIINLNSRQLDKFRGKNVGLVFQKKHAIQSLNVIENLQARLLFSKKKDKNIIIDDLLKQLDLLNFKYSKVNELSDGQLQRLGIASAVIHQPKIILADEPTSSLDDENCTIVMKLLREQAERTDANLIVITHDSRIKPFFQNTIAL, translated from the coding sequence ATGATACACACAAAGCATCTTACATTTCAATATAAAAAGACAGAAAATAGTTTTAGTTTTCCCAATATCACTTTAAACAAGCAAGAAAACTTACTCATTTTAGGGAAATCGGGAATAGGTAAAACAACACTTTTGCATCTATTATCTGGTTTATTAAAACCCGCTACGGGAAAATTAATTATCGATCATGTGGATATCATTAATTTAAATTCTAGACAATTAGACAAGTTTAGAGGGAAAAACGTTGGTTTAGTCTTTCAAAAAAAACATGCCATACAATCCCTAAATGTTATAGAAAATTTACAAGCTCGGCTATTATTCAGTAAAAAAAAAGATAAAAATATCATTATTGATGATTTACTAAAACAGCTCGACTTACTCAATTTTAAATACAGTAAGGTAAACGAACTTAGCGATGGACAATTGCAAAGATTAGGCATTGCGTCTGCCGTTATACATCAACCAAAAATAATTTTAGCCGATGAACCGACCTCTAGTTTAGACGATGAAAACTGTACTATTGTTATGAAGCTACTAAGGGAACAAGCCGAAAGAACTGATGCAAACCTCATTGTTATTACACACGATTCTAGAATTAAGCCCTTCTTCCAAAACACCATAGCTTTATGA
- a CDS encoding GTP-binding protein produces MKKLPVTVLSGFLGAGKTTLLNHVLHNKKGLKVAVIVNDMSEVNIDAQFIANENTLSRTEEKLVEMSNGCICCTLREDLMIEVEKLAAQNKFDYLLIESTGISEPIPVAQTFTFESEDGKIDLSRFSYIDTMVTVVDAFNFLKDFSSSDYLTSRELTNIEGDDRTIVNLLTDQIEFSNVIIINKMDLVTAKQLEELRAIIQKLNPEARIITANESKVELENIINTNLFDYEKAEASAGWLKELENDHVPETEEYGISSFVFKSKSPFHPERFLTYLNQRFPQNIIRSKGLFWLASRSNQALLWSSAGGSCKADSAGVWWASMSFGERIGYASFVDNQNEIESSWDVNFGDRKIELVFIGQHLNKEKMIAELEDCLLTQLEIAVWKKGQFSEQDQWPIAI; encoded by the coding sequence ATGAAAAAATTACCTGTAACCGTATTAAGTGGTTTTTTAGGCGCTGGAAAAACAACATTGCTAAACCATGTATTGCATAACAAAAAAGGCTTAAAAGTAGCCGTTATTGTAAATGACATGAGTGAAGTTAACATTGATGCTCAGTTTATTGCAAATGAAAACACACTCTCTAGAACCGAGGAGAAATTAGTAGAAATGTCTAACGGTTGCATTTGTTGTACGTTGAGAGAAGACTTGATGATAGAGGTTGAAAAGTTAGCGGCTCAAAATAAATTTGATTATTTACTTATAGAAAGTACTGGAATTAGCGAACCTATTCCGGTAGCACAAACGTTTACATTTGAAAGTGAAGATGGAAAAATAGACTTAAGTCGTTTTAGCTATATAGACACCATGGTAACTGTGGTAGATGCTTTTAATTTCTTAAAAGATTTTTCGAGCTCAGATTATTTAACCTCAAGAGAACTTACCAATATAGAAGGGGATGATAGAACGATTGTTAATCTATTAACCGATCAAATTGAATTTTCTAATGTTATCATTATCAATAAAATGGATTTGGTAACCGCAAAACAATTAGAAGAACTTCGAGCTATTATTCAAAAGTTAAACCCAGAAGCGCGTATTATTACAGCTAATGAATCTAAAGTTGAACTAGAAAATATAATCAATACCAATTTATTCGATTATGAAAAAGCAGAAGCTTCTGCAGGATGGTTAAAAGAATTAGAAAATGACCATGTACCAGAAACCGAAGAATATGGCATAAGTTCCTTTGTTTTTAAAAGTAAGTCACCTTTTCATCCCGAACGATTTTTAACGTACCTCAATCAACGATTTCCTCAAAATATTATTAGAAGTAAAGGCTTATTCTGGCTAGCTTCAAGATCGAATCAGGCTTTATTATGGAGTTCTGCCGGAGGTTCATGTAAAGCAGATAGTGCTGGTGTTTGGTGGGCTTCTATGTCTTTTGGAGAACGCATTGGTTATGCCTCTTTTGTTGATAATCAAAACGAAATTGAATCTAGTTGGGATGTCAATTTTGGAGATAGAAAAATAGAGCTAGTCTTTATTGGGCAACATTTAAACAAAGAAAAAATGATAGCAGAATTAGAAGATTGTTTGCTTACCCAACTTGAAATAGCCGTATGGAAAAAAGGGCAGTTTTCTGAGCAAGACCAATGGCCAATAGCTATATAA
- a CDS encoding GTP-binding protein: MEAIITVVGFLGAGKTTLLKYLLENFNNNGWNPFVILNDYENANLDAEQFAQQIGLNAIKPLSGSCICCSGIMELRNTVNRIPERQKGITLIEANGTSDACSLMEFLGVGLHDRFLPPIQISVVDVKNWQERGEHNELEANQIQVSSLLVLTHLGSVNEKRKIQVINQLKTFNPSAKIIPMDSLDVLLLPELLPSKNSSKKLDHQKAHWASCSVDLPNLPSLKYIDNICSALPKSILRVKGCTIIGDNNNHTYFERTPNGDVHIRPFNGVPTTGSKLLTIGPGSEPSSLEKIIKSILLIGKAIDNNTK; the protein is encoded by the coding sequence ATGGAAGCTATTATAACTGTTGTTGGATTTTTGGGAGCAGGAAAAACAACATTGCTAAAATACTTGTTAGAAAATTTTAATAACAACGGCTGGAATCCGTTCGTTATTCTTAATGATTATGAAAATGCTAATCTGGATGCAGAACAATTTGCTCAGCAAATTGGATTAAACGCCATAAAACCTTTAAGTGGTAGTTGTATTTGTTGCAGTGGCATTATGGAGCTTAGAAATACGGTAAATAGAATTCCTGAAAGACAAAAGGGTATTACATTAATTGAAGCTAACGGAACATCTGATGCTTGCTCGTTAATGGAATTTTTGGGAGTTGGACTCCATGATCGATTTTTACCACCCATTCAAATATCGGTAGTGGATGTTAAAAATTGGCAGGAACGTGGCGAACATAACGAGCTAGAAGCAAACCAAATACAAGTGTCTTCATTATTGGTTTTAACACATCTTGGAAGTGTAAATGAAAAACGAAAAATTCAAGTGATTAATCAATTAAAAACATTTAACCCTTCTGCTAAGATAATCCCCATGGATAGCTTAGATGTTTTATTACTTCCAGAATTGCTACCCTCTAAAAATTCGTCAAAAAAGCTAGATCATCAAAAAGCACATTGGGCCTCATGCTCTGTAGATCTACCAAATTTGCCCAGCTTAAAGTATATCGATAATATTTGTTCAGCATTACCTAAAAGTATCCTTAGAGTAAAAGGTTGTACAATAATAGGTGATAATAATAATCACACCTATTTTGAGCGGACTCCAAATGGAGACGTGCATATTAGGCCTTTTAATGGTGTTCCTACAACAGGTTCTAAACTACTTACTATAGGTCCTGGTAGCGAGCCTTCTTCTTTAGAAAAAATAATTAAATCGATACTTTTAATAGGCAAAGCTATTGATAATAACACCAAGTAA
- the folE gene encoding GTP cyclohydrolase I FolE — protein MKDKEQIQAEGDHHFSANIKTPLRPDAFDKTDDEKIDNIQHHFKMIMEEMGLDLTDDSLSGTPYRFAKMYVKELFYGLNPANKPKLSTFENKYDYKKMLVEQHINIDSSCEHHFLPIIGHAHIGYIPTKKVIGLSKINRLVDYYAHRPQVQERLAVQILNDLQDVLETKDVIVIINAKHLCVSSRGIKDKNSFTTTIEYGGSFSKRATRNEFLKIIGEQKL, from the coding sequence ATGAAGGATAAAGAACAAATACAAGCCGAAGGAGATCATCATTTCTCTGCAAACATAAAAACACCGTTGCGCCCTGATGCTTTTGATAAAACTGATGATGAAAAAATAGATAACATACAGCATCACTTTAAAATGATTATGGAAGAAATGGGACTAGATTTAACAGATGATAGTCTATCTGGAACTCCATATCGTTTTGCTAAAATGTATGTTAAAGAGTTATTTTATGGGTTAAACCCTGCTAATAAACCAAAGCTCTCAACCTTCGAAAACAAGTATGATTATAAAAAGATGCTTGTGGAACAACATATCAATATCGATTCTTCTTGCGAGCATCATTTTTTGCCAATTATTGGTCATGCACACATAGGATATATACCAACCAAAAAAGTAATTGGACTTTCTAAAATTAATCGTTTAGTAGATTATTATGCACACAGACCGCAGGTACAAGAACGCCTTGCTGTTCAAATTTTAAACGATTTACAAGATGTATTAGAGACCAAGGATGTTATTGTAATTATCAACGCAAAGCACCTTTGTGTATCTTCGAGAGGTATAAAAGATAAAAATAGTTTTACAACAACCATAGAATATGGAGGCTCTTTTTCAAAAAGAGCAACCCGAAACGAATTCTTAAAAATAATAGGTGAACAAAAATTGTAA